The genomic DNA TTCTGCCTTCGCAATACTCGTAGCCAAATCCACCATGGTCCTGTCCATGCGCTCCTTGTGCTTCGGGAACATGCTGTTAAAGAGCAGGCAGCTTCCATAGGAGATGCTGTACGCGTTTAAGCCCTGGTCTTCGAGCCACTTGAGGAGCTGCTTTAAAGTTGGGTTGTCCCTTATAATCCACCTGTCCCATACTGTCCACTTCATATCTTGGTGCTTGATGACTTTAGGAGGGACTGGTTCAGCCATGGAGAACAGAGGAAGGGAGAGATTGGCAAAGGTGTTTCGGTAGTCCTCAACCTTGTGCCCTCCATCCAGAACCTTGTACAGCTCCAAGCAGACGAGGCCAGTTGCCAGAGCAGTAGATGTTGCAATTGCAGGAATGATTCTTCCTGCAATGAATTTGGCTTTCAGTTTGTCGACTTCACCAATGCCATAGTTCCTTGCCCTCATATTTGCAAATCCAGCTATTAAGTCCATATGATAGTTTGTATCATCATCCTGCATCAAAACATATCATAAAAGCACCACGTCAGTTGTGGATTCATGATTCTGCGGGAAAacgagaaagaaagaagaaagtcGCCACTTGTAAACTTTGAACTTTCACATACTTTTGGCTCTAATTCAAATGGATACAATAGCATCATACAACAAAAACCTATCCGAGGATATAGCACTAAGCAACAAATCCCTCCCCAATATCAATAACATTGCATACAATATGCTAAACGCACACCTAACTAAAAATGATTTAAGTAGTTATTGAATTACGTAGTTATCAAACTCCTCGTTGATATTTAAGTTGATTTCCTTATTAGGGCAGCTATAATTAGTTCCGCAAGATTTAACTGTTATGTACTTCAGTACTTCTACAGAACATGGAGAAGACCTAACAAGTTTGGGAGATGCTAATACCCTTATTCAAATTTCATATACATTGCTTATTATCTGCATCAGCATGTTGTAATAAAGAACTTTACTCTTGCACATGTAGTATGTACTATGGTTTCCCTAACACTGGCGCCAACATTTTACCTCACACACGCTATGATATAAGGAAGTCACTCTTATCTCATATTGAGATGAACAAATAAATACAATGTCTACACAATTTCTACGTAATGAGAAAAGGCTGAAAAACAAACCTTCTCAAACTGAATCGGGTTCATCTTGAAGCCTAGTGGCAGCCGCTCCTTGCATCTTTCTAACTTCACGACTAACTCGTTGATAACCGCAGCATCATCAATCGATGCTGGTAAGACGGTTGTAGCTTTCTCATCAGTCTCAATCTTCACATCTTTCTTAGGCTGAAAATCCGGTACCATCACTTTGTTAACAGCATCAGCAAACTTTGTACGAGACTTGACCCAATCAGGAATTGGAATGTTGAATGTCTCTGCTCGTAGTATAGATGCTGCCATTAAAAACTGGAGGTGGCTGAGATCATCAACTGAGAACTGCAGTGGCCGTGGAAAACGTTTGGGGGCAGACCAAAATGGTGTCCCGCTACTGGTTGTAGCATCCTCAGGAAAAGTATAAGTTAACTGCTTCACACGGTTAGCAAAGTAGTCCTCAAACCTGTTTCCATTAAGTACAATTGATTAGATACAGAAAAGAATATTAtgattaaatgaaaatttaagaaaaaatgatAGACAAGAACTGTACTTCAGACGGGCCCAGCTTATGCAATCTTGGAACGTCTCACATCTCTCTTTGTCAAGGCATTCAATGACACTTTCCAAGTTGTTCCTGGCCTGAGCATCACCAGCATTTTTCATTGCAGCAATGTATTCATTAGGATTAGTCAGGTAGGCATTTACTTCAGCTGGCACCTTCTCAAGTAGACCCTCAAACTCAGACCGGGCCCATGTCAAGCAGTGGTCAATGTtgtgagggaatgaatgaaCTGTGCACATGGGTGCTTGCTTTTCAGGTGGGTCCCGCGATGCTCCATAATTTTCAGTCAGGTGAGGAATGACCATCTGCGTGTTGCACTTGGCACCTAGAGTTCCTGACTCCAAAAGTGGCTTCTGGAAGTACAAGCATCTCTGATCAATGTAGAGCCTTGCATTCACATTATCCAGAGCATTGATAACAACATCCAAATTCTCCCAAAAAGTATCATCAAACACATTTTCAGTATCTGGGCTTGCACGATTCTGCAGTGCTTCAATGTTCAGACGACCATTTATCAACGTAGCAGCAGAGGCAGCTACTGTTGATTTAGCCTGCCCAATGTTCCAATCTCTAAAGAGAAATTGCCTGCTAAGGTTACTCTTCTCAATAACATCATCATCTGTTATTGTTAACTTCCCTTCTTTACCACAAGAGACACCCATCAATGCTAAATTCTTCAAAAACTCACATCCTAGTGCTCCAGATCCAACAGTGAACACTTTTGCGTCCTCCAGCTTTTTCTGGAGCTGGGCTCCAAATACTGAAATTTGTGCATCATATCGGCTATTCAAAGGCTTCAAATCATTAGGATCCAAGGTCTCTGAAGGAAGGGATTCAACTGAATCGAAGTAGAAAAACTGTCCACGAGGCAAGCAAAAACAAGTGTTAATTTATAACGAAACAAATGTAAACCTAGTGGAGTCAGttaaagattcaaaacaaaaaagcagTGTCAACCATTCTTGCAAAGAAAATTCAAGTTGGTTTAAGTAATTACCTGGAAAAGAGGATGGAACTTAGCAGAGCAGGCCTTCACAACTTCTTGTCCAACAATACCACCAAACATAGCAGCCATGGGATTTAGCACAGCTCTAGCACCAAATGCAAAATGACGAAGAACCTTGTGGTCAATCTCCTCAAGCTTACCATCTGCTGAGCTATCATTGATGTTAGTTACCATAGATATGAATTTTGTAGCATCATCCTCAGATCCAGCAACAGGGAAACGCCCCAACTCTGAGATGAACTTATCTAGTGCCTGAAATGCCAAGTGTAGGAGAGGTGGGCGATCAAACTTGGAGAAGTCGCTCAGAAGGAAGTCACCATGATCCTTGAGTGCTTCTCGCAGAGGCTTAAAGTTCAACACCTTGGGTTGCTTCACCTGTGAGACTATACCCCCTTTCTCATATGCAGCATAATTGGTAGTGTCCTCCTCAATTGTGAATGAGTAAGGTCTTGCATTCTTAACCTTCCTCGGCTTTCCATCGTTCAACTCAGTCATTCCATGGACTTCGGTGAACACAACTAAATCCCCATCCTGGAACTCAAGCCTCTCATCATCAACACATGCTATGAGACCAGGGTTGTCATTACTAATTGATGCAATTATACCTGTATGCGGATCCTCACCATCAACATCAAGAACAGTGAACTCAGGGCCAAAGTCACAAAATACGCTGCCAAAAAGGCCTCGTACTTCTGATTTTATAAAAGAGATGGGAGGGTTATGATTATGGCAGTAGTCATCGAATTCAATTGCTTTCTCCAAGCTAATATCAGTGAAAACTACAGCCTGCAGAAAATTGAAATACAAAGCTAAAATCCAGTTGTCTGCAGAATAATTAAAGTGTATAAAACAAAAGGACAGTACACAGCTCCAAAATTTACAGGAAAATTCACTCGGAATCCAGCTTAACAACAATATCAGTGCTTGTTTGGCCAAATGCACCTCTTCCCAAAAGTAAAATCAAGTGCATCTATTATTGTCTGTTAGTAGATAAAACACAACTATACAGGAAGAAAACCACTCAAACTACGATAACTGAAAAAGTTTTGAACTTCTAAAGTGACATTGTTAAAAAGAGCAAATAGTCTAGGATACACCTTGTGTTTTTATGCAATCAGAATATAT from Pyrus communis chromosome 17, drPyrComm1.1, whole genome shotgun sequence includes the following:
- the LOC137721823 gene encoding ubiquitin-activating enzyme E1 2-like; translation: MRFCCFGSSSHYMLPRKREAVGGEVVVNEATESPIKKPRGAATTDDSKSNENKNTTTFNNNSNSSSSIEESPIMALGNGSSNDIDEDLHSRQLAVYGRETMRRLFASNILVSGMQGLGAEIAKNLVLAGVKSVTLHDDGVVELWDLSSNFFFSEEDVGKNRALACVQKLQELNNAVVISTITTELSKEKLSDFQAVVFTDISLEKAIEFDDYCHNHNPPISFIKSEVRGLFGSVFCDFGPEFTVLDVDGEDPHTGIIASISNDNPGLIACVDDERLEFQDGDLVVFTEVHGMTELNDGKPRKVKNARPYSFTIEEDTTNYAAYEKGGIVSQVKQPKVLNFKPLREALKDHGDFLLSDFSKFDRPPLLHLAFQALDKFISELGRFPVAGSEDDATKFISMVTNINDSSADGKLEEIDHKVLRHFAFGARAVLNPMAAMFGGIVGQEVVKACSAKFHPLFQFFYFDSVESLPSETLDPNDLKPLNSRYDAQISVFGAQLQKKLEDAKVFTVGSGALGCEFLKNLALMGVSCGKEGKLTITDDDVIEKSNLSRQFLFRDWNIGQAKSTVAASAATLINGRLNIEALQNRASPDTENVFDDTFWENLDVVINALDNVNARLYIDQRCLYFQKPLLESGTLGAKCNTQMVIPHLTENYGASRDPPEKQAPMCTVHSFPHNIDHCLTWARSEFEGLLEKVPAEVNAYLTNPNEYIAAMKNAGDAQARNNLESVIECLDKERCETFQDCISWARLKFEDYFANRVKQLTYTFPEDATTSSGTPFWSAPKRFPRPLQFSVDDLSHLQFLMAASILRAETFNIPIPDWVKSRTKFADAVNKVMVPDFQPKKDVKIETDEKATTVLPASIDDAAVINELVVKLERCKERLPLGFKMNPIQFEKDDDTNYHMDLIAGFANMRARNYGIGEVDKLKAKFIAGRIIPAIATSTALATGLVCLELYKVLDGGHKVEDYRNTFANLSLPLFSMAEPVPPKVIKHQDMKWTVWDRWIIRDNPTLKQLLKWLEDQGLNAYSISYGSCLLFNSMFPKHKERMDRTMVDLATSIAKAELPANRKHFDVVVACEDEEENDIDIPQISIYFK